In Ciconia boyciana chromosome 3, ASM3463844v1, whole genome shotgun sequence, a genomic segment contains:
- the MRAP2 gene encoding melanocortin-2 receptor accessory protein 2, whose product MSALRLISNRTSQQALSNSDYTWEYEYYEYGPVSFEGLKAHKYSIVIGFWVGLAVFVIFMFFVLTLLTKTGAPHQDNAEPSEKRFRMNSFVADFGRPLESERVFSRQIAEESRSLFHFCINEVEHLDKAKQSQKGSGLESNIHFQEVPRSSGMFEEDLNCLTKFNIPNFVNTEQNSSLGEDDLLISEPPIILESKSVMQSSRRILD is encoded by the exons ATGTCTGCCCTGAGGCTGATTTCTAACAGAACCTCCCAGCAGGCCTTGTCTAACTCTGATTACACCTGGGAGTACGAGTACTATGAGTATGGACCAGTGTCGTTTGAAGGCCTGAAGGCTCATAAAT ATTCCATTGTGATTGGATTTTGGGTTGGTCTTGCAGTTTTTGTCATCTTCATGTTTTTTGTCCTGACCCTGCTGACGAAGACAGGAGCACCACATCAAGA cAATGCAGAACCTTCTGAAAAAAGATTTCGCATGAATAGCTTTGTGGCAGATTTTGGAAGACCTCTAGAGTCAGAGAGGGTCTTTTCTCGTCAAATAGCTGAAGAATCCCGGtcacttttccatttctgtattAATGAAGTGGAACATTtggacaaagcaaaacaaagtcaGAAAGGTTCAGGTCTGGAGAGTAATATCCACTTCCAGGAAGTTCCCAGGAGCAGTGGAATGTTTGAGGAGGACTTAAATTGTCTTACAAAATTTAACATTCCTAACTTTGTGAACACTGAGCAGAACTCTTCACTAGGTGAGGATGATCTCCTCATCTCAGAACCACCAAtcattttagaaagcaaatcAGTCATGCAGTCTTCCCGTCGGATCCTTGACTGA